A region of Acidobacteriota bacterium DNA encodes the following proteins:
- a CDS encoding MerR family transcriptional regulator, whose protein sequence is MAYSIGQLAKSTGLSRHTLRYYERAGLMTAVSRDGGGRRCYDDRHVRWVRFLMRFREAGMPISEIRRYVDLLRQGEETLPRRIEILASHRQALQAKIQRLQEHLEAIEAKLELYGEGDDCLERALD, encoded by the coding sequence ATGGCCTACTCGATCGGACAGCTCGCCAAGAGCACCGGCTTAAGCCGGCACACCTTGCGCTATTACGAGAGAGCGGGACTCATGACGGCGGTCTCCCGCGATGGCGGGGGCCGCCGTTGCTATGACGACCGCCACGTCCGCTGGGTACGCTTTTTGATGCGGTTTCGGGAGGCGGGCATGCCTATTTCGGAGATCCGCCGCTATGTGGACTTGCTGCGCCAGGGGGAAGAAACCCTGCCCCGGCGGATCGAGATCCTGGCCTCTCACCGGCAAGCTCTTCAAGCCAAGATTCAGCGTCTGCAGGAGCATCTGGAGGCGATTGAGGCCAAGCTGGAGCTTTATGGTGAGGGAGACGATTGTTTGGAGAGAGCGCTGGACTAG